In a genomic window of Rhopalosiphum maidis isolate BTI-1 chromosome 4, ASM367621v3, whole genome shotgun sequence:
- the LOC113557845 gene encoding DNA-binding protein Ewg-like isoform X2 encodes MMDRSGNDINMTGDSDLDDDGCLSSDDCDGDSNQSKSDLMSAAMGDDVTAQLAAAEKRNSESSNTRGLCYGLCRSGPVGMAAAAAIVSSKKRKRPHSFETNPSIRKRQHNRLLRKLKVTIDEFATRVGQQAIVLVATPGKETTGFKCFGAKPLEDVVKNLRATIMDQLDTALAQHAPPPIPDDPTLYELPPLILDGIPTPVEKMTQAQLRAFIPLMLKYSTGRGKPGWGRESTRPPWWPNELPWANVRMDARCEDEKQKISWTRALRQIVINCYKYHGREDLLPTFCEEDEAKTIVNNVASQSIVTSVLKFNPKATSIETRNSPDAQEQQQQQQQLTQYSPAFLHSISNVDGSMSIFHVDPNNPIITLPDGTQAHVQGVINASQGPNGHTVHSVHTLGEGQNQDGVTVDILNNVPEATLNQDGQIIITGEDGQVSSMITVPVSTSLYQSVCQQISEGSIQVVTPVMHHMPKSEPGGGMDSSNCEVETINVPHQLVAITGQNGEQVLQLISLKDNKLINATVGEIKEEGANMSNSDQ; translated from the exons atgatggaTCGTAGTGGAAATGATATCAACATGACTGGAGACAGCGATCTAGACGATGATGGGTGTTTATCATCCGATGACTGCGACGGAGACTCCAACCAGAGTAAAAGTGATTTGATGTCTGCAGCAATGGGAGATGATGTGACTGCACAACTTGCTGCAGCAG AAAAACGCAATAGCGAATCGTCGAACACTAGGGGTCTTTGTTATGGTTTGTGTCGATCAGGACCTGTTGGAAtggctgctgctgctgcaatTGTGTCATCGAAAAAGCGCAAAAGACCACATTCATTTGAGACCAATCCATCCATTCGAAAACGACAGCACAATCGGTTACTACGCAAACTCAAA GTTACCATTGATGAGTTTGCTACCAGAGTTGGTCAACAAGCAATCGTATTAGTAGCTACTCCTGGGAAGGAAACCACAGGTTTTAAATGCTTTGGTGCAAAACCTTTAGAAGATGTC GTAAAAAATTTGCGTGCCACTATTATGGACCAACTGGATACTGCATTAGCACAACATGCACCACCACCTATTCCAGATGACCCTACTCTTTATGAACTACCACCACTCATTCTTGATGGAATTCCAACTCCGGTTGAAAAAATGACCCAGGCTCAATTAAGAGCTTTTATACCTTTAATGTTGAAGTATTCCACTG gtAGAGGGAAACCTGGTTGGGGCAGAGAAAGTACTAGACCACCTTGGTGGCCCAATGAACTACCTTGGGCAAATGTCAGAATGGATGCTCGATGTGaagatgaaaaacaaaaa ATTTCTTGGACACGAGCATTACGACAGATAGTTataaactgttataaataCCATGGTCGAGAAGATTTATTGCCTACATTTTGCGAAGAAGATGAAGcaaaaacaattgttaataATGTTGCAAGTCAATCAATTGTTACTTCTGTGCTCAAATTCAATCCAAAAGCAACTAGTATTGAAACACGAAATTCACCAGATGCACaggaacaacaacaacaacaacaacaactcaCCcag TATTCTCCGGCGTTCCTTCATTCAATTAGTAATGTTGATGGGTCAATGTCTATATTTCATGTTGATCCAAATAAtccaataataacattacctGATGGAACTCAGGCTCATGTTCAAGGAGTT ataaatgctTCTCAAGGACCAAATGGCCATACAGTTCATTCTGTTCATACACTTGGCGAAGGCCAAAATCAAGATGGTGTAACtgtagatatattaaataatgtacctgAGGCCACATTAAATCAAGAcggtcaaataattattaccggTGAAGATGGACAAG TATCAAGCATGATAACAGTCCCTGTAAGTACTTCATTATACCAAAGTGTTTGTCAACAAATTAGTGAAGGAAGCATACAG gttgTCACACCAGTTATGCATCATATGCCGAAGTCAGAGCCCGGTGGTGGGATGGATTCTTCAAATTGTGAAGTAGAAACCATTAATGTACCACATCAATTGGTTGCCATCACCGGGCAAAATGGCGAACAAGTGTTGCAGTTGATCTCATTAAAGGATAACAAGCTGATCAATGCTACAGTTGGCGAAATTAAAGAAGAAGGCGCAAACATGTCTAATTCAGACCAATGA
- the LOC113557845 gene encoding DNA-binding protein Ewg-like isoform X4 — protein sequence MMDRSGNDINMTGDSDLDDDGCLSSDDCDGDSNQSKSDLMSAAMGDDVTAQLAAAGPVGMAAAAAIVSSKKRKRPHSFETNPSIRKRQHNRLLRKLKVTIDEFATRVGQQAIVLVATPGKETTGFKCFGAKPLEDVVKNLRATIMDQLDTALAQHAPPPIPDDPTLYELPPLILDGIPTPVEKMTQAQLRAFIPLMLKYSTGRGKPGWGRESTRPPWWPNELPWANVRMDARCEDEKQKISWTRALRQIVINCYKYHGREDLLPTFCEEDEAKTIVNNVASQSIVTSVLKFNPKATSIETRNSPDAQEQQQQQQQLTQYSPAFLHSISNVDGSMSIFHVDPNNPIITLPDGTQAHVQGVINASQGPNGHTVHSVHTLGEGQNQDGVTVDILNNVPEATLNQDGQIIITGEDGQVSSMITVPVSTSLYQSVCQQISEGSIQVVTPVMHHMPKSEPGGGMDSSNCEVETINVPHQLVAITGQNGEQVLQLISLKDNKLINATVGEIKEEGANMSNSDQ from the exons atgatggaTCGTAGTGGAAATGATATCAACATGACTGGAGACAGCGATCTAGACGATGATGGGTGTTTATCATCCGATGACTGCGACGGAGACTCCAACCAGAGTAAAAGTGATTTGATGTCTGCAGCAATGGGAGATGATGTGACTGCACAACTTGCTGCAGCAG GACCTGTTGGAAtggctgctgctgctgcaatTGTGTCATCGAAAAAGCGCAAAAGACCACATTCATTTGAGACCAATCCATCCATTCGAAAACGACAGCACAATCGGTTACTACGCAAACTCAAA GTTACCATTGATGAGTTTGCTACCAGAGTTGGTCAACAAGCAATCGTATTAGTAGCTACTCCTGGGAAGGAAACCACAGGTTTTAAATGCTTTGGTGCAAAACCTTTAGAAGATGTC GTAAAAAATTTGCGTGCCACTATTATGGACCAACTGGATACTGCATTAGCACAACATGCACCACCACCTATTCCAGATGACCCTACTCTTTATGAACTACCACCACTCATTCTTGATGGAATTCCAACTCCGGTTGAAAAAATGACCCAGGCTCAATTAAGAGCTTTTATACCTTTAATGTTGAAGTATTCCACTG gtAGAGGGAAACCTGGTTGGGGCAGAGAAAGTACTAGACCACCTTGGTGGCCCAATGAACTACCTTGGGCAAATGTCAGAATGGATGCTCGATGTGaagatgaaaaacaaaaa ATTTCTTGGACACGAGCATTACGACAGATAGTTataaactgttataaataCCATGGTCGAGAAGATTTATTGCCTACATTTTGCGAAGAAGATGAAGcaaaaacaattgttaataATGTTGCAAGTCAATCAATTGTTACTTCTGTGCTCAAATTCAATCCAAAAGCAACTAGTATTGAAACACGAAATTCACCAGATGCACaggaacaacaacaacaacaacaacaactcaCCcag TATTCTCCGGCGTTCCTTCATTCAATTAGTAATGTTGATGGGTCAATGTCTATATTTCATGTTGATCCAAATAAtccaataataacattacctGATGGAACTCAGGCTCATGTTCAAGGAGTT ataaatgctTCTCAAGGACCAAATGGCCATACAGTTCATTCTGTTCATACACTTGGCGAAGGCCAAAATCAAGATGGTGTAACtgtagatatattaaataatgtacctgAGGCCACATTAAATCAAGAcggtcaaataattattaccggTGAAGATGGACAAG TATCAAGCATGATAACAGTCCCTGTAAGTACTTCATTATACCAAAGTGTTTGTCAACAAATTAGTGAAGGAAGCATACAG gttgTCACACCAGTTATGCATCATATGCCGAAGTCAGAGCCCGGTGGTGGGATGGATTCTTCAAATTGTGAAGTAGAAACCATTAATGTACCACATCAATTGGTTGCCATCACCGGGCAAAATGGCGAACAAGTGTTGCAGTTGATCTCATTAAAGGATAACAAGCTGATCAATGCTACAGTTGGCGAAATTAAAGAAGAAGGCGCAAACATGTCTAATTCAGACCAATGA
- the LOC113557845 gene encoding DNA-binding protein Ewg-like isoform X3 translates to MMDRSGNDINMTGDSDLDDDGCLSSDDCDGDSNQSKSDLMSAAMGDDVTAQLAAAGPVGMAAAAAIVSSKKRKRPHSFETNPSIRKRQHNRLLRKLKVTIDEFATRVGQQAIVLVATPGKETTGFKCFGAKPLEDVVKNLRATIMDQLDTALAQHAPPPIPDDPTLYELPPLILDGIPTPVEKMTQAQLRAFIPLMLKYSTGRGKPGWGRESTRPPWWPNELPWANVRMDARCEDEKQKISWTRALRQIVINCYKYHGREDLLPTFCEEDEAKTIVNNVASQSIVTSVLKFNPKATSIETRNSPDAQEQQQQQQQLTQVQYSPAFLHSISNVDGSMSIFHVDPNNPIITLPDGTQAHVQGVINASQGPNGHTVHSVHTLGEGQNQDGVTVDILNNVPEATLNQDGQIIITGEDGQVSSMITVPVSTSLYQSVCQQISEGSIQVVTPVMHHMPKSEPGGGMDSSNCEVETINVPHQLVAITGQNGEQVLQLISLKDNKLINATVGEIKEEGANMSNSDQ, encoded by the exons atgatggaTCGTAGTGGAAATGATATCAACATGACTGGAGACAGCGATCTAGACGATGATGGGTGTTTATCATCCGATGACTGCGACGGAGACTCCAACCAGAGTAAAAGTGATTTGATGTCTGCAGCAATGGGAGATGATGTGACTGCACAACTTGCTGCAGCAG GACCTGTTGGAAtggctgctgctgctgcaatTGTGTCATCGAAAAAGCGCAAAAGACCACATTCATTTGAGACCAATCCATCCATTCGAAAACGACAGCACAATCGGTTACTACGCAAACTCAAA GTTACCATTGATGAGTTTGCTACCAGAGTTGGTCAACAAGCAATCGTATTAGTAGCTACTCCTGGGAAGGAAACCACAGGTTTTAAATGCTTTGGTGCAAAACCTTTAGAAGATGTC GTAAAAAATTTGCGTGCCACTATTATGGACCAACTGGATACTGCATTAGCACAACATGCACCACCACCTATTCCAGATGACCCTACTCTTTATGAACTACCACCACTCATTCTTGATGGAATTCCAACTCCGGTTGAAAAAATGACCCAGGCTCAATTAAGAGCTTTTATACCTTTAATGTTGAAGTATTCCACTG gtAGAGGGAAACCTGGTTGGGGCAGAGAAAGTACTAGACCACCTTGGTGGCCCAATGAACTACCTTGGGCAAATGTCAGAATGGATGCTCGATGTGaagatgaaaaacaaaaa ATTTCTTGGACACGAGCATTACGACAGATAGTTataaactgttataaataCCATGGTCGAGAAGATTTATTGCCTACATTTTGCGAAGAAGATGAAGcaaaaacaattgttaataATGTTGCAAGTCAATCAATTGTTACTTCTGTGCTCAAATTCAATCCAAAAGCAACTAGTATTGAAACACGAAATTCACCAGATGCACaggaacaacaacaacaacaacaacaactcaCCcag GTACAGTATTCTCCGGCGTTCCTTCATTCAATTAGTAATGTTGATGGGTCAATGTCTATATTTCATGTTGATCCAAATAAtccaataataacattacctGATGGAACTCAGGCTCATGTTCAAGGAGTT ataaatgctTCTCAAGGACCAAATGGCCATACAGTTCATTCTGTTCATACACTTGGCGAAGGCCAAAATCAAGATGGTGTAACtgtagatatattaaataatgtacctgAGGCCACATTAAATCAAGAcggtcaaataattattaccggTGAAGATGGACAAG TATCAAGCATGATAACAGTCCCTGTAAGTACTTCATTATACCAAAGTGTTTGTCAACAAATTAGTGAAGGAAGCATACAG gttgTCACACCAGTTATGCATCATATGCCGAAGTCAGAGCCCGGTGGTGGGATGGATTCTTCAAATTGTGAAGTAGAAACCATTAATGTACCACATCAATTGGTTGCCATCACCGGGCAAAATGGCGAACAAGTGTTGCAGTTGATCTCATTAAAGGATAACAAGCTGATCAATGCTACAGTTGGCGAAATTAAAGAAGAAGGCGCAAACATGTCTAATTCAGACCAATGA
- the LOC113557904 gene encoding LOW QUALITY PROTEIN: 5-demethoxyubiquinone hydroxylase, mitochondrial (The sequence of the model RefSeq protein was modified relative to this genomic sequence to represent the inferred CDS: inserted 2 bases in 2 codons; deleted 2 bases in 1 codon), with translation MVTIMNITRVRLRTHLRDGRTAATAAASASTTTAAAAAAASAVPVSAESIARTRRARKTVVDVSGXAADRVFFSGAAPLKRPRSRTHTXRKTTVTGYVTRTEKKEYCDATTIEKKPAAYTYIINNKMKMVVPKMTFSRIIFQRGLHGASKKLDSLIRVNHAGELGADRIYAGQMAVLGNSSVGPKIKEMWEQEKVHRNKFEQLIIKNRVRPSLLFPLWHCAGYVLGAGTALMGPKAAMACTVAVETIIVEHYNDQLRDLMDDPKADKELLETIKKFRDEEQEHHDCGIDHGAEQAPCYDALTKVIKTGCKVAIEIAKRV, from the exons ATGGTgacgataatg aatattaccaGAGTACGGCTGCGTACGCACCTGCGTGACGGGAGAACGGCGGCTACGGCTGCGGCGTCGGCGTCGAccacgacggcggcggcggcggcggcagcgtCGGCAGTGCCCGTGTCGGCTGAGTCCATCGCCCGTACGCGGCGCGCGCGAAAAACCGTCGTCGACGTCTCCG TCGCTGCCGACCGCGTCTTTTTCAGCGGAGCGGCGCCTTTGAAACGGCCCCGTTCGAGGACGCACA GACGGAAAACAACGGTCACGGGGTACGTAACGCGAACAGAAAAGAAGGAATACTGTGATGCAACgactatagaaaaaaaacccgccgcgtatacctatataat aaAC AACAAAATGAAAATGGTTGTACCAAAAATGACATtttctagaattattttccaaaGAGGATTACATGGTGCTAGCAAAAAATTAGATAGTCTCATAAGAGTTAATCATGCTGGAGAACTTGGAGCTGATCGTATATATGCAGGACAAATGGCAGTATTag gaaaTAGTAGTGTAGGTCCAAAGATTAAAGAAATGTGGGAACAAGAAAAAGTACATAGAAACAAGTTTGAACaacttataatcaaaaatagagTGCGACCATCATTGCTATTTCCTTTATGGCATTGTGCTGGCTATGTACTTGGAgctg GTACAGCACTTATGGGTCCTAAAGCTGCTATGGCTTGTACTGTTGCTGTAGAAACCATTATTGTAGAACATTATAATGATCAACTAAGAGATCTGATGGATGATCCCAAAGCTGATAAAGAGCTTCTTGaaactattaaaaagtttaggGATGAAGAACAAGAACATCATGACTGTGGTATTGATCACGGAGCTGAGCAAGCTCCATGTTATGATGCATTAACAAAAGTCATTAAAACTGGTTGCAAAGTAGCTATTGAAATAGCAAAAAGAGTGTGA
- the LOC113557845 gene encoding DNA-binding protein Ewg-like isoform X1, giving the protein MMDRSGNDINMTGDSDLDDDGCLSSDDCDGDSNQSKSDLMSAAMGDDVTAQLAAAEKRNSESSNTRGLCYGLCRSGPVGMAAAAAIVSSKKRKRPHSFETNPSIRKRQHNRLLRKLKVTIDEFATRVGQQAIVLVATPGKETTGFKCFGAKPLEDVVKNLRATIMDQLDTALAQHAPPPIPDDPTLYELPPLILDGIPTPVEKMTQAQLRAFIPLMLKYSTGRGKPGWGRESTRPPWWPNELPWANVRMDARCEDEKQKISWTRALRQIVINCYKYHGREDLLPTFCEEDEAKTIVNNVASQSIVTSVLKFNPKATSIETRNSPDAQEQQQQQQQLTQVQYSPAFLHSISNVDGSMSIFHVDPNNPIITLPDGTQAHVQGVINASQGPNGHTVHSVHTLGEGQNQDGVTVDILNNVPEATLNQDGQIIITGEDGQVSSMITVPVSTSLYQSVCQQISEGSIQVVTPVMHHMPKSEPGGGMDSSNCEVETINVPHQLVAITGQNGEQVLQLISLKDNKLINATVGEIKEEGANMSNSDQ; this is encoded by the exons atgatggaTCGTAGTGGAAATGATATCAACATGACTGGAGACAGCGATCTAGACGATGATGGGTGTTTATCATCCGATGACTGCGACGGAGACTCCAACCAGAGTAAAAGTGATTTGATGTCTGCAGCAATGGGAGATGATGTGACTGCACAACTTGCTGCAGCAG AAAAACGCAATAGCGAATCGTCGAACACTAGGGGTCTTTGTTATGGTTTGTGTCGATCAGGACCTGTTGGAAtggctgctgctgctgcaatTGTGTCATCGAAAAAGCGCAAAAGACCACATTCATTTGAGACCAATCCATCCATTCGAAAACGACAGCACAATCGGTTACTACGCAAACTCAAA GTTACCATTGATGAGTTTGCTACCAGAGTTGGTCAACAAGCAATCGTATTAGTAGCTACTCCTGGGAAGGAAACCACAGGTTTTAAATGCTTTGGTGCAAAACCTTTAGAAGATGTC GTAAAAAATTTGCGTGCCACTATTATGGACCAACTGGATACTGCATTAGCACAACATGCACCACCACCTATTCCAGATGACCCTACTCTTTATGAACTACCACCACTCATTCTTGATGGAATTCCAACTCCGGTTGAAAAAATGACCCAGGCTCAATTAAGAGCTTTTATACCTTTAATGTTGAAGTATTCCACTG gtAGAGGGAAACCTGGTTGGGGCAGAGAAAGTACTAGACCACCTTGGTGGCCCAATGAACTACCTTGGGCAAATGTCAGAATGGATGCTCGATGTGaagatgaaaaacaaaaa ATTTCTTGGACACGAGCATTACGACAGATAGTTataaactgttataaataCCATGGTCGAGAAGATTTATTGCCTACATTTTGCGAAGAAGATGAAGcaaaaacaattgttaataATGTTGCAAGTCAATCAATTGTTACTTCTGTGCTCAAATTCAATCCAAAAGCAACTAGTATTGAAACACGAAATTCACCAGATGCACaggaacaacaacaacaacaacaacaactcaCCcag GTACAGTATTCTCCGGCGTTCCTTCATTCAATTAGTAATGTTGATGGGTCAATGTCTATATTTCATGTTGATCCAAATAAtccaataataacattacctGATGGAACTCAGGCTCATGTTCAAGGAGTT ataaatgctTCTCAAGGACCAAATGGCCATACAGTTCATTCTGTTCATACACTTGGCGAAGGCCAAAATCAAGATGGTGTAACtgtagatatattaaataatgtacctgAGGCCACATTAAATCAAGAcggtcaaataattattaccggTGAAGATGGACAAG TATCAAGCATGATAACAGTCCCTGTAAGTACTTCATTATACCAAAGTGTTTGTCAACAAATTAGTGAAGGAAGCATACAG gttgTCACACCAGTTATGCATCATATGCCGAAGTCAGAGCCCGGTGGTGGGATGGATTCTTCAAATTGTGAAGTAGAAACCATTAATGTACCACATCAATTGGTTGCCATCACCGGGCAAAATGGCGAACAAGTGTTGCAGTTGATCTCATTAAAGGATAACAAGCTGATCAATGCTACAGTTGGCGAAATTAAAGAAGAAGGCGCAAACATGTCTAATTCAGACCAATGA